One genomic region from Pseudorca crassidens isolate mPseCra1 chromosome 11, mPseCra1.hap1, whole genome shotgun sequence encodes:
- the GDF3 gene encoding growth/differentiation factor 3 encodes MLPSLPGLALGLLLILALGQTFQERVFLQSLGLDKEPSPKKFQPVPSILKRIFQDQEAAATTGVSQDLCYVKELGVSGNILRLLPDQGFFLYSESLSQASSHLQKLLSFNLSAIKDEEQLTMAQLGLDLGPNTYYNLGPELELALSLVQGPHGRGQATPKTGKMFTLQSVPWPQGVLHFNLLDVAKRNNYPRKNLGLFLEILVKGGRASGVNFQLEDTCARLRRSLHASLLVVTLNPEQCHPPTRKRRAAIPASKASCKNLCHRHQLFINFRDLGWHKWIIAPKGFMANYCHGDCPFSLTTSLNSSNYAFMQALMHAIDPAVPQAVCIPTKLSPISMLYQDNDDNVILRHYENMVVDECGCG; translated from the exons ATGCTTCCTTCGCTGCCAGGCTTGGCTCTAGGCCTCCTGTTAATCCTGGCCTTGGGCCAGACATTCCAAGAACGTGTCTTTCTCCAGTCTCTGGGCTTAGACAAAGAGCCTTCACCCAAGAAGTTCCAACCTGTGCCTTCCATCTTGAAGAGAATTTTCCAGGATCAAGAGGCAGCAGCAACCACTGGCGTCTCTCAAGACTTGTGCTACGTGAAGGAGCTGGGTGTCAGTGGGAACATACTCCGACTTCTCCCAGATCAAG GTTTCTTTCTTTACTCCGAGAGCCTTTCCCAAGCCTCCTCCCACCTACAGAAGCTCCTCTCCTTTAACCTGTCTGCGATTAAAGATGAGGAACAGTTAACAATGGCCCAGCTGGGCCTGGACTTGGGGCCCAACACTTACTATAACCTGGGGCCAGAACTGGAATTGGCTCTGTCCCTGGTTCAGGGGCCACACGGGCGGGGCCAGGCCACCCCAAAGACAGGTAAAATGTTTACACTGCAGTCAGTACCATGGCCTCAAGGTGTCCTTCACTTCAATCTGTTGGATGTGGCTAAGAGGAATAATTACCCCCGGAAGAACTTAGGTTTGTTCCTGGAGATACTGGTCAAAGGAGGCAGAGCCTCTGGGGTGAATTTTCAGCTTGAGGACACCTGCGCCAGACTGAGACGTTCTCTTCACGCTTCCCTGTTGGTGGTCACCCTCAACCCTGAGCAGTGCCACCCTCCTACCCGCAAAAGGAGAGCAGCCATCCCTGCCTCTAAGGCTTCTTGCAAGAACCTCTGCCATCGTCACCAGCTGTTCATCAACTTCCGGGACCTGGGCTGGCACAAGTGGATCATTGCCCCCAAGGGTTTCATGGCAAATTACTGCCACGGAGATTGTCCTTTCTCACTGACCACCTCCCTCAACAGCTCCAATTATGCTTTCATGCAAGCGCTGATGCACGCCATTGACCCAGCAGTTCCCCAGGCTGTCTGCATTCCCACCAAGCTGTCCCCCATCTCCATGCTCTATCAGGACAACGATGACAACGTCATTCTACGGCATTACGAAAACATGGTAGTTGATGAGTGCGGGTGTGGCTAG